In the Triticum aestivum cultivar Chinese Spring chromosome 2B, IWGSC CS RefSeq v2.1, whole genome shotgun sequence genome, GCACTGGTCCGCCGGCCGCTGGTCCGGACGGCCGGCGATGCAGTTCTGCCGGTCGTCGTTGCGCCGAAGCGCCATGCACCGCTCCGGCTCGCCGCAGAAGTAGTTGTACGAGTAGGTGAAGTTGGCCAGCCGTGGCAGCGCGCAGATGCCCTCCGGGATGTGCCCGGCGAGCTCGTTGTGCGCGACGTCGAGCTGCTCCAGCGCGTGCATCCCTGCCATGGACTCCGGCAGCGTGCCCTGGAGCTGGTTAAAGCTCACGTCCAGCACGGTGAGCTCGCGCAGCCACCCGATCTCCGGCGGGATGCAGGACCGGATGCCGGAGTTGAGCATGACGAGCTCGTTGAGCGTGCCCCCCATGCGCCCCACGCTGGCGGGGATGCAGCCACGGAGGCGGAGGTTGGCGAGCACGATGACCGAGGCGGGGGAGTTGCCAAAGTTTTCCGGCAGCTCGAAGTCGAAGTTGTTGTCGTTGATGAAGAGCGCGTCGATCTTCTTGTCGAAGATGGCCGGGGGCACGGGGCCGCACAGGTTGTTGAACCTGATGTCCACGTACTTGACGTTGGGGAGGCAGAGGATGTGCTGCGGGAAGCCGCCGGAGAGGCGGTTGTTGCTGACGTCGAGCTCGTGGAGGAGGGAGAGCTTGGGGAGGGAGTCCGGGAGCCCCCCGGCGAAGCGGTTGGAGTTGAGGTGGAGGACGGCGAGGTCAGTGAGGTGGCCGAGCTCGAACGGCAGCGTGCCGGCGAGGTCGCCGTGATTGAGGTCGACGCCGGCCACGGCGCGCGCGCACGGGTCGTCAAGGGACGGCGCGCAGAAGACGCCGAAGTAGGCGCACACGTCTGGGCCGCACCAGTTGCTCGTCAGGTTCTTGGGGTCGTCGGTGATGGCGCGCTTGAGGGCCTGCAGCGCCACGTACGCGCGCTGCAGACGCGGGCTGTTGTCGGCCGTCTGCTTCGGCAGCGGCACGGGGCAGGCCGAGCAGAGCAACGCGGCGGAGAGGAGGAGCGCGGCGGCAAGGAGcagcggtggcggcgaggcggTGGCCGGCATGTTTGCGTGTCTTTCtttgggtgtgtgtgtgggtgtgtgtgaaTTGGGTTGAGCTGGGTTGAACCGAGTATATATACAGGGGGAGGCGATCCTTTGACACGGTTTCCTTTCGTGGTTGAGTTTGCGCGTCATGATTTCGTTCTGGGTTTCTTGTTTTCTTTTACAAGGTTGACTGCTGGCTTTCCCACCTTTTATTTTTGTATTCTTGTTTTTCGAGGTTTTCTAGCTTTCCCGCGTTTTATATATAAAACAACAACGGAATAAGGTACACGAACGAATGATACAGGATACTGAGGTAACCCTTTTATAAAGCCGATCCGAGGATAAGCGGCATACGCAAAACACTACGCAACCAAAAAAGACaacacaacactacgcccagcacACCTAAGCTCCACGACAACGCCCTTAGGAGGGAGAACGGCGCAAATCGTCACCGCTGCCGAGTCTGCAACGAACAAAGGTCTTCACCCGGAGCCCTGTCACAGAAAGGGTACCCACGACGACATCTTCAAGAAGATAGCGGCACCCACAAGCGTCGCCGTTATTGACGCCGAGGCGCTGAGTTTTCACTCAGCAACTCACCCATGCTACTACGAGGTCACCAGGACAAGCTCGGTGAGGAATAATCCCAGTTCTGGATCGGAGCGTCACTAGTGCTAAGGCAGAGCGCCCGCCCGAGCCACCCACATCTAGTCGTCCCGTCGCCCACACGCCAAGACAGATAGTCACCACCGCCACAATGTTGTCTGCCGAAGAGCCAACATGCAGACACCACCCGGGGCCGCCACCCTAGCATCCATGTCCAAGCCATCATCATCCGCCCACATCATGATGCACCAACCACAGTCGGAGGAGTAAAAGGTGTCTCCTTTCACTCCTAGCCTGGCATCAGCCACGAAGTCTGGATCAACACCTCCATGGTAGGAGGTGTCGACACCTGCGTCTCCAGCCAGTCCCGGTGGAACAGGAAGACCCAACTCCGTAACTACCGACGGCCGCCGTCGAACATGCTCGTACGACGCCAAGTCCATGGTCTTCGATGCCGATCTACCCAACAAACTCGCGATGTCTCGACCACCACCAACAGTCACAATACTTGCAAGGAGAGGGTCCTCATCATCCGCGGGCACCACCCGGACCAGGCCCACCATCATCTACCCGGAGTGAAGCTTCGACCCGTCCCGGGCCCAAAATGGTCCGCCCGAGCACGAGTTCCCGGTCCTAGCCATCTCCACCGCGTGAGCACCCCGCGCCATCGACCCACACCCAAAAGAAGAGAGGCACCACCACCACCCCACCCCGCCGCTGACCGCCTACCACCACCATGCTGCAGCAACCGTCTCACTGACCGATGCATCCACCTGACGGTCGAACCGGACCGGGGCGAGGGGAGAATCCTGTCATGACTTAGCCCTTGTAGGatcgaagggtaacggctgcgcgagtccacggagggctccacccacgaagggtccacgaagaagcaaccttgtctatcccaccatggtcgtcgcccacgaaggacttgcctcactagggtagatcttcaggaagtaggcgatctccttgcccttacaaactccttggttcaactccacaatcttgtcgaaggctcccaagtgacacctagccaatctaggagacaccactctccaagaagtaataaatggtgtgttgatggtgaactccttgctcttgtgcttcaaatgatagtctccccaacactcaactctctctcacaggatttgcatttggtggaaagaagatttgagtggaaagcaatttggggaaggctagagatcaagtttcatatggtaggaatggaatatcttggcctcaacacaagtgtaggtggttctctctcagaaaatgtatgttggaagtgtaggcatgttctgatggctctctccacgaatgaagagtggttggaggggtatatatagcctccacacaaaatctaatcgttacacacaacttaccaatctcggtgggaccgaattgagaaactcggtcggaccgattcagcaaatgatgtgactgttaggatttttggtgggaccgacatgcaattcggtaggaccgatatgataagggttagggcataatgtaatctcggtgagaccgataacacaaacttggtgagaccgattttggtaatggacacacagagggttggtcaggcaaactcgatgggaccgattcgctcatctcagtaagaccgaaatgttacgaaaaggaaacagagggtttgcattgtaatctcggtcggaccgatcgctcatctcggtttgaccgaaatgttatgaagggaaacagagagattacaatcccatcttggtgagaccgagatccctatcggtgagaccgatttgcctagggtttgtggcagtggctatgacatctgaactcggtggcgccggataggaagaattggtagggccgagtttgacttatggtttaggtcatatgtggatgtgagaaagtagttgagggctttggagcatatcactaagcattttgagcaagaaatccattaagcaacacctcatccctccttgatagtattggcttttcctatagactcaatgtgatcttgtatcactaaaatagaaaatgtagagtcttaagctttgaacttgagccaatccttttgtccttagcattttgagggatccacttttctcatccatgccatgccaatcactgagctttcctgaaacatttatcttgaagtagcagtagctcaatgagatatatgttgttaggaattaccaaaaccacccagggatagttgcactttcaatctccccctttttagtaattgatgacaacatatagatcgaagcttcgacaaaagataataagattgaaaaacattgtcgctttgagaagtatgtgaaaagtaagagctcgccctaaatttgtgcattatttaaaatttgctttggactgcaaacgcacaatgagttaggatcatgggtcactcttccatgtcacatacatcttggtggagcgctcaaaatgataataattaaatacatgcactcatcaccaagcaaagtgaatgatcatatgagaatataagagataatgtcatccaacaagcattaaggtagcatatgatcaaacacatgatcatccaagtatctcacacaaggcatagagtatcaagcaaacaagcaaataacGAGGTTCAAtcaccaaaaagaaaagagagaccaaaagcaacactctctctcgaagcctatgatctatacattttctctccctttggcaacaagttaccaaaaagttcataaaaaatgcatagtgctaaacgactctcaggcttggtcttcatgtgatggtgtagagatggctccttggacgaagacctctgttgatgtagctggagctggtggagagggtgctggagctggatgcactgaagttgtagctgatgcagatgatgtagctctggtgtctggaacagacattgcagcagatctttgtcctctgggcactctagcaaaagcatcagtagttgacttgcccttcttctcctccacatcctcctgaagttgctcaactgcagtttggatctcagtcactttaacatcaagagcataaaatttctgctctatgatcctctccaagctctcctggttttaagtcagggtggccaagcccttctcaatccttagagtggaggcaatcaagtagccaagctgatcttgcttgctcttcaggaaaatctgagatgcttcttcagcagttggcatctttgcagctttctcagcccttgccttctccttcttctcttgtgcttgcatagatgatggttcattttcatccatcacaacagtgttgtcctcaaagtcagggtagatgggcaggtgttccttctccaagagatatgtgccagtgcccatcttggagtttataagctcttgaatctgtggggcatacccacaactcctcttctgatcagcaacattccttttgattgtttccacaatcaggatcatgactttgaacttctgaggcacatcaaatatatgaagcaagttaattgcatggcctctgatcatcttgtgatcacctgacttggtcAGCAAAGTGTGCCTTAAAATCCAGTTGATAGTGGGCAGTCCTAACAACagataatgtactgatccaaacttgtgtgtctctagtgcagcatctgggatctctctgtacatgtgagccatggagttgtgatctttcttcttcttggcatagacatccaagtcatcctcattctcctttggagcattgatcaattcagaccattcttcaactgttgattggtaccttgtaccctcagacatccagactatccttcgatctgggtagaaatgagttgtggagtagaactgcataatgagctctttccactttgtgagcttctgcccaacaaagtctactactccacaagacttgaaactgtCATAAACTCCAGGTTAGTCCTCTTCATTCTTCTTGATATagtcccagtcaacccatctcatatcacaaactatgggcttcttgtcaagcagcactgtctcatagaaatcccgttgttccttagtatggaacTTGTAGTCCACAGAAGTTCTTCTCTTGACAGCATAGGGGTCAGTCAGTCTCCACTGTCTAAGacatgcatccttcctgagcttcatgtcttctgcaactgggtgagcatcattatgatctgggatcttgggcttcaactttctcaggacaagtgagtcttcatcttcttcattagcagcttcaggcactggggccttgttcttttctgcagctggaatactcctggtgttcctcttgggtgcagacttgggcttaggagcagcagccttgggagcatctttgggcttagatggagcagcccctaaccttatagcatctcccatcggcttttgagctttaggtgctggtgcagcaacctcttcctcttcatcttcagagtctctcctcatagagggcttgtCAAGTACCTTGGCTGTAGTGGTTTTGACTCTCTTCCTTTTCTTGTCTtggccagcagcttcatcttcagactcaatggtgaacttcatggtttcaccagtgCCAACATTgctaggtttggaagtgggaatcctCCTTGCAGGTGCCTTGTTCTGCATTCCTGGCTTAGTGGATGCAACTGAGctatattccttcttcagcaccttcttcttggaggtggcctcatcctctgcagccacatagtcctcatcctcggaatctgaggtcttcttctttctggccctggtggctgcctttggcaagttgctgggtgtgctcctgctgccatcatcatagctgctagagggactaacGCCCTCACTCATcttaacttgctcctcagacttattctaactgtcactctgatctgacatggtgcaaactctgacagcagaccctgtgaatagaaaTAGATGAGGTAGaagggatgagcatcacaaagcacagaggtttttgcaaaagattgagtcaaaaacttagatttagttttccacagaaagaatttcggagctaccaatttgtaaactcggtgatatcgaagcagcttttggaacctaaactagtgaactcggtcagaccgaatcacagtttggtggcaccgagactgctagggtttcacaaagtcctgaacttggtcacacctatttgcaattctcggtcagaccgagaatcacatgtgcactggcctaagccaaattggtgggaccgatgtCTACAACTtggtcggtccaagatgagttccgcggaaacctaaccctaaattttcaatccaaaactaatctacggagtgatttcgctggatatgaagatctcaatcatggcaagatacatggcaacgcaatgtgctaggaatcggagttgggaatagcacaaagattcaaatccataccctaatgCGGCAATGGACTTGCTACAGCGGCAATAGCAGAGTAGAATCccgttgacggcagcggagaccagtGGCTGGAGGTCACTGGTGACAAGGAGGACAAtctggagacccgaggaggcagagcaggctgtgcgcgggcgaagaggttcagaaaaatttccaaattttggcccggggggaaatatagcctgaccctgtcggtgtgaccgagtggaacaactcggtggcaccaagatgcataactgcaagcagttactgcaactcggtgtgaccgaaaagttcaaatcggttgcaccgagattgaaaacctagatcaacttagtgatctcggtatgaccgaaatggatggatcggtcagaccgaaacacacaaagaggttttggaagtttgaagtctatgatgaatcggggactccgagtgctcctcacacagagtggttggaatctgacttgatcaaactttctgatgtagcatgaatagagtttgtgacaagaaaagcatagatagctagagaaggttcttaggcattcttgtccatccacttggcaaaaataaaagaaaccaaacaatcaaaactacaagtggatgtcctcaaatgagtaaattatgcaaccaacatgctcacacaataaaatggcaaatgaaatatgtgtcaaagcatgcacaaccattctagcatctattaagcaattggcgatgactaggtcatatatatatgagtatattgacttaggagtgaaatgagaacatttgatcataggtcatactcatcgttttaagcacaagtggggttaccacttttacataaagcattgttgtgttcacaccattagagttgctttgactcaattcttagagtaaagctccccctagatgtgagatcccccctaagagggatgaactaaactTGGGTTTGTCgttgatgacttcatgtaggtgttgaagatgtggatgctcaacgttgatgtagatcatttggagcaatccttttggagtgagttgcactttcaatacctacacgggttagtcccacaaggaacaaacaaggatatccatagacatagagtgatgcacacacaagatgatgtccatgaaagcattaggttaccttgtcccttgtcttaccaacaagagggtttgtgactccttgaactagtgcaagatgtggaagttgattccacttgtccttgccaaaatgataagaatgaaatatgttggcgaagtcaccctcaagaactctctagttcttcttcttcgggatccatatcatcttgatgggaatccttggagttgtagttgtactcgatgaagtagaacttgacgtagtcttgggaacccacttgaccaaggccttaggggcttcttcaaattcatcaatctcctcttgaagcttgtccttgcctttgtgtttgtggtcttgtggtggaagatcatcttgagcttgtgtccctttgaaagaagtaggatcatacttctcttgttgaggaacaaacttcgtcttggggtattgatcttcttcccactcaactccattggcattgaacattggttcaaaaccaacaccttggttctcccagtgccttccttgcttgcgtacaatttcctcgaattgcttactctcggcaaggctcttgtaaacacctttctctataattcccttccataagctattttcttgctcaagtgtaacttggctaagagaatcattagtgaaatcaagagaactactagaaacaacaacattggatttagcatgattattgttactactatagGAAGAGTCTTTCTTGTTATTGTTAACTTGAGGCATGTATGTAGAAAAgagtgatgaggatacagacctggggtagggtcataggcctgacctacacGTCCTATCCATGGTCACTACTCCAGAAGATAAGAAGACCAAGAATCCACTCAATAACCTAATCACTCGACCATCATTCCccaccgtcactcgaccatatggggAATCACTCGACTATATTGAAGACCTGGAGTCGGAAGAACACACAATGGCCGGGCATTCACTCCTTAgccttcatgagcattaagagtatttAAGACTGCCGTTACCAGTAACGtgcttactttatgtacattaagccccttgtaatggaggtgggcgggggtcctggcgcactctatataagccacccctcctctaggagaagggttcacaccccctataatacaacacacataatccaatcgaccgcctccgggcaccgagatgtaggggtattacttcctccgagaagggcctgaactcataaacctcgtgtgtacaccttcgccatagctaagatcttgcctctccatacctaccccccctttctactgtcagacttagaaccacgatagttggcgcccaccatggggcaggtgtcttagcgacttattgatGAAGTTGCAAGCttttccgatcatcatcatggtttccgacgGCGAGTTGGTTGAGGACCGCTAGATCTGTCTCGGTGCGCTCGTTTTCGTTGCCGACGACTCGGCGTGGCTTCAGGAATCTCCGCTCGACCTTGAGGCGCTCCCTGTCTGAGGGGCAACGTACTTTCGCACGTGCATTCGtggcgtccttcttcggcagccgtcgactcagtatcagtcggctccgatgACATCTTCCCTCCCTGCTGTTCGCCGCTGCAAGCGAtctggtcggtcgcggcttcagcggtgggtgaagcatgtggtggctcggcgttcggccactcatcaagtcgcggcaatcgagcccgacgaaactctccacggcctgttcgatctgtcgattgGCTCCACGGAGACTGCAtctgagtgcgatagcagcgatcctgcggctgaagtcctgatggtcgatggTCCGCGTGGCCCACCTGGCTTTCGCCGCGAAGATGGCAAAGAGGCTAGCGGCGATCCATCACAGGTCCACAAGGAGTATCATCCTGAAcctctctcttcgcagcagagagaGGATTTTCGTCGTTGCAACATGGACGCACTTCACACGCCCATCGCtggagaaactcccgaggctcgggccttggaggaggcgcacttggctaatttggctgagcgcactcgattgGAGAACTTGCAGCGCGCTCTCGACGAGCGAGCCCGAGAACAAGTTCCCGAGTCCAGTTGACGGCAacttttcccgcctccacctaaggtataccataGTCCGATTCAGAACCTCACTGCTACGGCCCGAAttgcagagtcgattcaaccttcccagtcagaggctggccgaGGGTTGGAGCAGATCCGGCCTCTTCTCCGAGCAGCAGGAGAACAGAATTCTGtggtgtctcagtcgcggaataggatacaCAGCAGATCCGTGGTAGCAGATACAAtttagtcggcccatagcccaagatcgcccccgtgGCGTGAATGCCGTGGGCTGTATGATCGTCAGTTCGACCACGACAATCGTTGTCGAGTGccaacgcctcctccgaggagtgcgtcgTACGTGCCTCGGCAGAATGATGACAGGCACCGTCACATGGACGAGcgcagagctccagtcgacccaagggagctgggcttcgatgcgagatccattctcatcCAAGGCCTGGTCGACCAGAATAGAACACACAGAGAAGACCTGGGCAGAGATCGTCCGAGTGGCAGCAAATTACATGTTTCAGGcctagagtgtttcagcagagccatgagggcagcagtgattcctcccaacttcagattggcaacaggagtcagtaagttcactggagaatccaagcctgaaacttggcttgaagattaccgagtggctgtgcaaattggacgcggaaatgatgagatagcaatgaagcatctccctcttatgttggaagggtcggcccgagcatggttgactcagttgtCCCCGGACAGTATACATAGTTGGGAGGAGCTATCTCGAGTGTTTGTAAGAACCTTCGAGGGAacgtgcaagcggccagcagggcttcccgagttgcagcattgtgtgcagaagccgaatgagactttgagggaattcatttagaggtggaccactttgcatcacaccgtggagaatgtatcagagcatcaTGCGATGTGCGTTTAAGcaaggcgtcaagtatcgagagTTGGTTCTGAAGTTCAGtcggactggggatatgactctgacctggatgatggagatagccacccggtatgctaacggagaagaagaggatcaacTCCATAGCGGGaagagtaaaccagtcggccaagaggctGGTGGAGGTGGTtccagtcggaaacaaaagcgTAAAGCCGAGTCAGCGGCACCTGGTGAGATTGcagcagtggctcaaggaaagtttaagggaaaactaaGGGGCCTTGGcctcctaagaaggtaaaggatcaagcaggaaatgatgtgctggatttgcagtgtcacatccacatgaagaaagatgagaaaggtaatctgatttacccaaagcataccactcgacaatgtcgactcctgatccaacagttccgggagaaacaacccaatgagaaggacaaggagtcggacaaagatgaggaggaagaggaagatgacggttaccccaaggtcaattccactctcatgatttttgctgatgttgagcgcaagagtcggttgaaggtcatcaacagagaggtgaatatggttgctccggcgacgacaaccatgtacctgaaatggtcccagacagccatcacattcgaccagtcagaccatcCTGCTCGCGTagtcacccccgggaggcaagcgctggtggtcgacccagtggttggtggcactcgactgactaaagtgctgatggatggaggtagcggcctgaatatcctgtatgctgaaaccttgaaggggatgggcatcccgatgaccaaacttagcgagagcaacatgagcttTCACGGCATTATCCCCGGGATCACTCTCAACGTGGTTTTCGGTGACTCCAAGCATTACcagaaagaaaagttgacatttgaagtcgtggatttccagagtgcttaacACGCCATCCTAGGGAGGCCGGCAtacgcacgtttcatggctcgaccgtgttatgtgtacctcaagcggaagatgcctggccccaaaggtgtgatcacagtcactggcaatcaacagaaagcagaagaatgtttctagaaaggttccaaaatcgccgatgcacaaatggcggcGGTTGAATTCCAGGAGTGTCAGAagagtgcagatccgagtgatttgctccgagccaagaagcctgctacagacTCTGCATTCCACTCGACTGgcgaaacgaagccgattcatattcacccgaccgaccccaatgctgccccgactcatatatcaacaacgctcgacagcaaataggaagaagcgctcatccagttcccccatgagaactgggacatcttcgcatggaaaccctctgacatgccaggtgtacccacaGAACTGGCTAAGCACCGTTTGTGTGTTGACCCCaaagtaaaacccgtcaaagagcacttTCGGCGGTCCGCtgttcagaagagaaaagcaatcggcgaAGAAGTGACTCGACTGTTGGCAgtagagttcatccgtgaaatgtaccactctgagtggcttgccaatgtcgtcatggtccccaagtaggacgattcacttcgcatgtgcattgattttaagcatatcaatcaggcctgcccgaaagatcacttccctctcccccgaaggaaaagcttacaaagttcaacgcctagtttattatctctctgaagttttgattccgtccaagcaacgatatcctcaTTATCTGAAGCTTgcctatggaatttacatgaccatgaagaaggttgcacattacttctttgATCACTCTATTACAGTCGTTAGTGATGCACTGTTGTCTGAGATTCTGAATaacaaagatgcaactggtcgagtagcaaaatgggcgattgaactccttccactggacatcaagtttgaggcaaagaaagctatcaagtcccaagcaatcgcggatttccttgccgagtggattgagcagcaactaccgactcaagttcactcggaacattggactatgttcttcgatggctccaagatgctaaaCGGATCAGGTGCTGGAGTAGTATTGGTGTCCCCCCATGGAGACAAGCTcaactatgttctccagattcattttgattcctccaataacgaagcagaatacgaagcacttttatatgggttgcgtatggccatttcactcggcgtccgccgCCTCATGGtatatggcgattcagatttggtggttaatcaggcgatgaaagaatgggatgtcagaagtccatccatgactggttactgcaatgctgttaggaagctggaaaagaagtttgaggggttggaaCTTCACCATGtgccccgattgaaaaatcaagctgcagatgagttgacgaagataggttcaaagagagaggccattccccgcaatgtgtttctggagcatattcattcaccttcggtTCAGGAGGATCGCTTCACAGAAGAGtcgccacagcccaagagtgccacagatccgactgaagttgaaatcccagccgtggtcgacttagtcatggaggttctggtcatcactcccgactggagagtgccgtacattgcatacattcttaggaaagaactttcggaggatgaagaagaggctcgacagatcgtccgacgatctaaggcctttactgtgataaaggggaaattgttcagagaaagtgcaactgggGTTTGCgagaagtgcatcacgccagaggaaggtcgaatgatcctcaatgatattcactcggggacctatggtcaccacgcgtcctctcgg is a window encoding:
- the LOC123044147 gene encoding leucine-rich repeat extensin-like protein 6 codes for the protein MTRKLNHERKPCQRIASPCIYTRFNPAQPNSHTPTHTPKERHANMPATASPPPLLLAAALLLSAALLCSACPVPLPKQTADNSPRLQRAYVALQALKRAITDDPKNLTSNWCGPDVCAYFGVFCAPSLDDPCARAVAGVDLNHGDLAGTLPFELGHLTDLAVLHLNSNRFAGGLPDSLPKLSLLHELDVSNNRLSGGFPQHILCLPNVKYVDIRFNNLCGPVPPAIFDKKIDALFINDNNFDFELPENFGNSPASVIVLANLRLRGCIPASVGRMGGTLNELVMLNSGIRSCIPPEIGWLRELTVLDVSFNQLQGTLPESMAGMHALEQLDVAHNELAGHIPEGICALPRLANFTYSYNYFCGEPERCMALRRNDDRQNCIAGRPDQRPADQCLAFLHRPPVHCDGHGCLAQH